GATCCGCCATCGAGCCTTCAAGGATGACGTCTTCGGACAGCTCGCCCGCATCCCCAAGGCGCTCTCGAGTCCGCGACGGCTGGAGCTCGTCGACCTGCTTGCCCAGTCCGAGCGGAGTGTCGAAGAGCTGGCGGAGCTGACCGGCATGTCGGTCGCGAACACGTCTCAGCACCTCCAGGTCCTCCGGGCGGCACTCCTCGTCACGGTTCGCCGGGAAGGCGCAAAGGTCCACTACAGCCTGGCCGATGCGTCGGTGTTTCGTGCCTGGCAAGCCCTGCGGGAGCTCGGGCAACGCCAATTTGCCGAGCTCGACCGCATCGTGAAGACCTATCTGAACGATCGTGACGAGCTCGAGACAGTGACCGCGGATGAGCTGCTCCGCCGGATGCGCAAGGATCAGCTCGTAGTGCTCGATGTCCGCCCGGCCGAGGAGTTCCGCTCCGGACACATCGCAGGCGCTCGTTCCGTGCCGATCCGCGAGCTCCAGCGGCGTATCGCCGAGCTGCCCAAAAGGAACGAGGTGGTGGCGTACTGCCGCGGACCGTATTGCGTCTACGCCGATGTGGCCGTGAACCTGCTTCGCCGGCGCGGGTTCAGCGCACGTCGGCTCGACACGGGATTTCCTGACTGGAAGGCGGCCGGATTGCCGGTCGCGGTCGATTCCCAAGACCAGCCACGGGGGCGACGCCGCCCTTCGGCGGAGGAGCGATGACGAAGCCGATTGCTGTCCCCGAGTTGGACGAGGAAGCTCTTCGCTGCGAGATCCGCAGGGAATACGCCGAGGTCGCGACGCATCCTTCACGCGGCTTCCACTTCCACACCGGACGTCCGCTGGCGCGCTTGCTCGGTTACTCGAGTGAGTGGCTCGACCATGTGCCGGAACCGAGCATCGAGTCCTTCGCCGGCACCGGAAATCCCTTTTCCATGGGAGCGATCATGGCGGGCGAGCGGGTGGTGGACGTGGGGAGCGGCGGCGGCATCGACAGCCTGATCGCCGCGTGGATGACGGGTGACACCGGCCGTGTCATCGGTGTGGACATGACCCCAGAGATGCTCGACAAGGCCCGCGTCTCGGCGACGACCATCGGGGCCAGGAACGTCGAGTTCCATTCAGGACACGCTGAAGCATTGCCGGTCGAGGACGCTTGGGCGGATGTGGTCATCTCCAACGGCGTGGTGAATCTCTGTCCCGACAAGCTCCAGGTGTTTCGCGAGATCTATCGCGTACTCCGGCCCGGCGGCCGGATCCAGCTCGGCGACATCCTCGTTCAGAAGGCCGTGCCCGACTCGGCCAAGCGCGACATCGGCCTCTGGAAGGGCTGAATCGCCGGCGCTCTGCTGGAAGCAGAGCTCGAGGCGGTGGTGCTCGCGGCTGGGTTCGAGAATTTCGCGATCACCTGGCGGGCCGACGTGTTCTCCGGCGCTCCGCAGCAGTCGAGCGCTGCGAAATTCGGCACCCTTGGGATCAACTTCCGGGCCACGAAACCCGCGGCGGCTGGGGAAAGCGTGCGATGAGCCCCCGCCACGACGCTTCTGGATCAGCCCCGACCCTCGTACCCACGCTCGATGTCGAAACCCTGCGTGGCATGCTGGAGCGACACGAGCCCGTGACGATTCTCGACATCCGGCCGCAGCTCGAGCGTGACGAATGGAGCATCCCCGGCAGCATTCATCGCGATGCCTACGCGGCACTCCGTGCTGGGGATCCGTCCGCGCTCTCCAACCTCACGGTTCCGGCCGATCAACCGGTCGTGACGGTCTGCGCCGCCGGCCGAACCAGCCAGCTCGCCGCAGCCCAGTTGCGTCAACGCGGCGTCGAGGCGTTTTCCCTCGCCGGAGGGATGAAGGCCTGGAGCCTGGCGTGGAATGAAGCAGAGGCTGTCACCGCCGATGCGACGCTGATTCAGTTTCGGCGCACGGGCAAAGGCTGACTTTCATATCTGGTCGCTTCCGGTGCGGAAGCGCTCGTCGTCGATGCCTCGCTCGATCCTGACGTCTACCTTCAGCTCGCGGGAGAGCGTGGGTGGACGATCCGATACGTGCTGGATACCCACGTCCACGCGGATCACCTGTCCCGCTCTGGCTCCCTGAGCCAGCGCGCCGGCGCCTCGCTGTTCATGCCGGAGCAGGATCGCGTCAAGTTCCCCCATGAAACCCTGCGCGACGGCCTGGAGATCCGCCTCGGCAACGTGAGGCTTCGGGCCATGCATACACCAGGACACACGC
The genomic region above belongs to Candidatus Eisenbacteria bacterium and contains:
- a CDS encoding metalloregulator ArsR/SmtB family transcription factor, whose translation is MRHRAFKDDVFGQLARIPKALSSPRRLELVDLLAQSERSVEELAELTGMSVANTSQHLQVLRAALLVTVRREGAKVHYSLADASVFRAWQALRELGQRQFAELDRIVKTYLNDRDELETVTADELLRRMRKDQLVVLDVRPAEEFRSGHIAGARSVPIRELQRRIAELPKRNEVVAYCRGPYCVYADVAVNLLRRRGFSARRLDTGFPDWKAAGLPVAVDSQDQPRGRRRPSAEER
- a CDS encoding methyltransferase domain-containing protein: MTKPIAVPELDEEALRCEIRREYAEVATHPSRGFHFHTGRPLARLLGYSSEWLDHVPEPSIESFAGTGNPFSMGAIMAGERVVDVGSGGGIDSLIAAWMTGDTGRVIGVDMTPEMLDKARVSATTIGARNVEFHSGHAEALPVEDAWADVVISNGVVNLCPDKLQVFREIYRVLRPGGRIQLGDILVQKAVPDSAKRDIGLWKG
- a CDS encoding rhodanese-like domain-containing protein — protein: MSPRHDASGSAPTLVPTLDVETLRGMLERHEPVTILDIRPQLERDEWSIPGSIHRDAYAALRAGDPSALSNLTVPADQPVVTVCAAGRTSQLAAAQLRQRGVEAFSLAGGMKAWSLAWNEAEAVTADATLIQFRRTGKG